Sequence from the Zonotrichia albicollis isolate bZonAlb1 unplaced genomic scaffold, bZonAlb1.hap1 Scaffold_257, whole genome shotgun sequence genome:
tttcaggaggTCATACAAGGGGTCCATGACCTGAGGAGGGATCAGGACGATGTTGCGAAGCCACTGCAGCGATCCCACCAGGCATTGCACGTCGTGTAGTGTTTTGACGTCTTGACTGACTTTCACCTCGGGTGGTGTCACGTAGGAGCTTGTGATCTCTACTCCCAGGAAGGTTACGCAGGGTCTTCTCTTGATCTTTGCGCTTGCGATCTCGAAGCCGTTGGCCTGAAGGGTTTTCATGATTGTGGATACCAGGTGATCTACTTCGCTTGCCGATGGAGCTGCTACCAGGATGTCGTCCATGTACTGAATGATGGTTACGGTGGGATGgcataatattttcaaaaaatgaattaaaatcaaTCATGAGGTGGATCATTACAAGCTTTCCAGAGGCCTTTGCTGATGAAATCCATACCACTAAATTTTAGGACTCAGTGACTTTTAAACTGTACAACTTTTGATCAAAAGGGACCCCATTGCACCCCACATGCTCCCCATCTTCCACATGACCTTTGACCAGCAAGCAGTGTGTTGAAAACTCAATCCATTGGTCACTCCTAACTTGGGACCTCCCcccaaacctgcctttctcagaccttccacgatggtccaagatggcaatggccacatGGTCTTGAAGCATCGTGCTCTGGAGACTCAAGACAGAAGGAGTCCGAATGTGGCTCGGGAGCCCAAACATCCTCCCTCTATCTTgggtcctccacttcctgctaccacaaccttctcttctgccctgaatgAACCTCCAGACTCCACGCCCACGACTGGGACATGCCCCACTGTCAACCATCCTATCCACCCTGGACCATGCCTACAGTTAAGGAAGGAAACTACAAATAGCCTTGAAACTCCTCCTGGCCCTGGTATGTTATGAAAGAAgagggcagaatcccaggtatcagccattggtttacgAGGAAATCAAGGAGCTCTGTAGGGCAGCTAAACACCATAGGAAggacttaccttgttttaatggcctaatgaggcctgtggagagcctggttcaagaAAGATAGGTGCCTTAAAGAAAtatagaagcctgctgtaaaagcagcctttcccaggcttgatcctgtaaataattaggttctcagctACCTTTTAtgtaaacaacaagattctcagactgttctgtccttggctgctactgggagcagacagtcagtctgggaatagatatgaaggttttgggaaccttccatatcagggtgagaacactgatcttggtttcagtaaactaacttcaggtattgtaaacaaaaggaggatctgaagttttctctacagcctgtcaggagctcagattttgcaatatgcatgaacttaattaacacggttataaaaagtgctgGATTGATGAATAAACCGGAGTCAGATGCGAAAAATCTACAATGGTGGTCGCTCCCTCACTTCGACAGAGGCCCATGTTTACAGCATATGTCCTAACCTGCGAGGATTTAAAGtatattatgaccatgttgttgtcacctacagaatacaccctgtgggaaggggatggaagtgtttactaaatcaattaatagcagactatgctaCTAATGAGGCAAGGGCGGAATTGACAGTCAACCATCTAGCTGgggaaggacaacacagcctgccagatgatcaagcagcaggtatcCCCAGAGAAGAATTgaatgatatcaaagagatggctttgaaaactttaatccaggtatcatatggtagcacccccaatttggacaaccttgggtggctgcagctaaagctttaggacaatcagaccatcttgggtgcctgttaagtaagcaaaccaatgctgcCTCCCACATgttgagtggcctgctctcagacatagacaccatcagacatgccaccttgcagaacagcgatagagtttttactctgggcacatgggcatggctgtgtagactctgagggcaagtgttgcatgaacctctccagccacagtgagtcaatccacaagagcattcaggtactgaagaaagggttcaagaagcttcaagtggaaaacaaagactgagtcaataaactcttccaatccaagggactaaagggttggatTATGTCTAGCTAAAACAGGACTATTATTTCTCTTAGTGGTTGTTTTTGTTCAATTGGTAATTGTTCCATattgtttggatgcttttagaaagtcttacaaaattctttcagttccatctttgttgtaaaacagaaaggtggaagatacccaacacagactcctcatggactccttggacaagagaactggaggccaggatggcatgaaaacctctcagagactcagtgtgggaaggaaaaaccttaaaagtacctaaaagtattctgAAATCCataaaagtaccttaaaatCCTTGAGTCtctcaaggcattaatgagcccaACCGAGTGTCAGTGCAAAGCTCTCAGGGGATTCATTAAAGCAggtaattggggccatgattgcacaaacttCTCACAGAATCTgcatcaaaagggaaacaccaagtaccctaaaataactgaagtaccttgaagtattaatgagccccagtgagtgttgttactgacaaagcctctccagggactaattacagcagataattggaggccatgattgcactaacatctcagagactccaaggcaaaagccaaacccaaagtcctttcacaaacctgcagtccctgcagggagcattaaGAAGCTcccagggccattgctgagaaaggctccccagggattccttccagcagatccttgaggccactgggatgtgggctagggggggatgctgagggcaggacaaggggctgacagtgcccagcctggctggggctgtgccaggaggcccctgggcctcaggacaaggtgtctcctcacagcccttggtggcacagcccctgctgtggcccagggcaccaagacttggcttctctttgtccccacctgtcatgactgcctccagttctcttcTCTGCCtagggcctggggacactttctcagttgtgtccctcagtgggacccattaaaagtccaagaaagtttggagttggattctgactcggagttctggagaggtttcttcagctccctctcagggactgatgttcagggcctgagcacaaagccccagaggctcattaaagtccttgtgctgtgtctgtgctgctgagctgggctgggctcctggcacagaggcagctcctggtaaccaagaagagcttcaaaagcacatttctcttgatgagcagctcttctgccagcccagcagggctggagcactgcctgcagccaccccaggcacagcacagaggcacagagagcttcaattagtcagggctgggaaggtgctgagaagtgcctggggcagaatcactgccagcccttggcacaggaacctctggctgcaggacaatgcagctgcagctcttggatccatctcctaaagctggaacatcccactGCCTACAGACTCTGTAAGTACAACCCCGAATATTTCTGGTGTAGGGGAggtgaaatgctcatgaagctCTGACATGCTGAGGGTTTCTGATCAGTCATAGAATATTTACCAGTAAAGGATTTTGATAGAAAATAGGATATTTCCGAATATTTTTTATTCAGTTTCCTATTATTGGAGAATGTCAGGAAGGGAGGGTTAAATATTACAGGTACTATGAATTATTAGTTTACATCTTGTCAATGCCTGAGACATCCAAACTGTTCCTTTTAGTGATCAATAGgttcacaggagatccctaaTTTGGTatcagccactctgcccatggacagcaccagcatcacctttgctcttaaccatcaggctcagtctgagctgacCTTTCTTGAAGCTGAAAACAGAACCTAcccccagccagtgccctgcaaacaggcagaGTTCTGTAGGGCCaaggagagggcacagagatttggggtctttGAGTactggcagggagagatcaggaacagggaaacacctgcaggagggaaaagctccaggaagcagagagataATCAGgcaataagagaaaataaaacacagaaatgttgTGGCAGGGAGACATTAGAAATGtccacaggatcccctccagtgcagcccctccctctgaacaagccccctccctcctgtcccccagcccagcctctgccctcagggccggggctccaaggcgtgcagcccctcctgtgcaggcagagctgcagcagagccgtggggcagctctgcagccccgggcccagttccctctgcagagcacagggctgggagcagctgcctggccctgggggctctggcagggggcacagctggctcagggtgacgctgtccccagtgcccggctctgggcaatgctgtcagtgcagccagggaaggagctgcatctccctcatCCAATGCCATCACAAGGACACTGAAATCTCTCTGAGATTTCCTTCCTTGTTTTGAGCTTCCCTCCAGAATGCAAACCTGTCCTGTAGCATCTCTGTGTTATCTGAAATCCCCAGGTGAGAGACAGAAGTTCTAGGATGGGAAAATGCTGTTGGGTTGGTGAAATGAGCCCTGTGTGTCCTTGGGTACAAAGGTGGGGCTGAGAACTTGAGAAGGGGATGGACATTTGGTGGAGCGTGGgggatccatctgctctcagcagtgttggaatggtttttaaaggaaatatgGGAGGGTGATCGTCCTCTGTCTGGGAAAGGTGGAAGCCTAGAGAATCCTGGAACAGGACAGGGAGACAGACCTCCTCCCCACACTCTCCACTCACCACCTTGCCTCAGAGAACTCACTCTGTTCTCCCTGAGGGCAGCGGAAATGCTGAGAGTTTCTGTCATCCAAAAATAGTCAGCAGGAGAGACGGAAGAAGATTTGTAAAAACTCtagaatatttaaatatactTTAACATTCCTGCTCTCTGACAGTAGGTGTGCAGATGCTGACAGGGCCTTCTGTATTAACAAGATCTCAGAGTggaacaggagaaaagatcccTGTCCTCCCCCAACATCTGCACAGCAAGGCTGAATCATAAAAACCCTGAAGTCTGTAGTTGCCCTGAACCTGATGTCCCACACAGCCAgcaccagccagggctccacacTTAGAACTGAAGGAAAATCTGCTAAAAAATTAAAGTGCGTCAGAGGGTAACAAGAAAAGGGTCCCTGAGAAAAGGTTTTGATTTTGCTGGAAGAAGTTTCTCCTAACCTGTCACTGacttttctccatgaacaggtctccatgtgcagccccagcaaatgtccaacagcagctccatcaggcacttcctcctgctggcactggcagacacgcggcagctgcagctcctgcacttctgcctcttgctgggcatctccctggctgccctcctggccaacaGTCTCATCATCAGCGctgtagcctgcggccaccacctgcacacgcccatgttcttcttcctgctcaacctggccctcactgacttgggcatgatctgcaccactgtccccaaagccatgcacaattcgctctgggacaccaggaacatctcctactcagggtgtgctgctcagctctttttctttatgttcttcatctcagcagagctttccGTCCTGACagtcatgtgctacgaccgctatgtgtccatctgcaaacccctgcactacaggatcctcctgggcagcagagcttgtgcccacatggcagcagctgcctgggccagtgcctttctcaatgctctgctgcacacagcaaatacattttccctgcccctgtgccatggcaatgccctgggccagttcttctgtgaaatcccacagatcctgaagttctcctgctccaaatcctacttCAGGGAATTTGGGCTTCTTGTAGTTAGTACCTGTTTagcatttggttgttttgtattcatttttttctcctatgtgcagatcttcagcgccgtgctgaggatcccctctgagcagggacggcacaaagccttttccacctgcctccctcacctggccgtggtctctctgttcctcagcactaTCATATTTGCTCatctgaagcccccctccatggcctccccatccctggatctggccctgtcagttctgtactcggtggtgcctccagccctgaaccccctcatctacagcctgaggaacccagagctcaaggctgcagtgtggagtcTGATGACTGGAGGGTTTCAGAAGTATTAAACTGCTTGCCAAATTCTgaaaatcacttgtaataaaagtcatctttgaTATTTCTTGTTGGATTGATTAGgagctttttcccttttgttttagCTTTTTCATATTGTTCACCAAGAAATGCCATTCTgggtgccatttctcattttgtttctctctacACTCTCTGTGACCACAAACTCTTtcaatgaggggctgtgctcctgctggtATTAAAGGAACTAAGGAtgtcccagcaaagttttctgcagagatgcccttttgttgccttctctggagctgcagcagcaatgtctgtgtgcagagctggaggcagatcagtgctggcacagcagttgttcccagcagcagccgcagctcttggtgttgccagtgctgctgccatggccctgccccgctgccctggtggccctggtgttgctgcagggcctgagtgctctcggggccaggcacagccctgggggtggcagtgccggggctgcagcagggacaggccatgggcactgctggggcagcgctgacgcctcagcccaggccctgggggctccaggctccttgcccaggctctctcaagaacacacccaggccaatgctcagcacagaaaacccccgtgagcagccccaggctggccgtgggcaggctgggggcaaacaggaTGGCTGGGGCTCatcaagggccctggggcagacaggaaggagcagcagagcaggggctgatccatccccagtgcactgcacagcccagggcagcgtcccagagcgtcctcatggagctaccaacaacatcccccctctgcagccctggcctctcccccagctcacacaggtgtcccatccttgcaggcacggacacggcagcactggctcaggagcccctgtttgcattgcacagagcagttGGGAGAACCCCCAtactgttggtgtggggacatgaacctgagggagcacaaatgccatcagcccctggggcagcaagggctgggggacagcagggaaagcactcagctttgtcctggcctctgcactcagccagaaagtttgttcccatcagctgggagtttcctgtcccactgcagatgctgttgctcagggccagggctgactggcagccacccccaaactgccctaaGCATTTCCcttgcttcacctttgctttctttactctttccTTGTACAcatttcttcctattgcccaTTCCAGGGCTTCAAGAACTAGATACAGCACttgaggtgctgcccaaccagtgctgagcacaggagaagaatcactgccctggtcctgctggccacaccattcctgatccataggagtgccatggcttggatgagggaaatggtggggagagGGTGGGGACAGTGTTATTGTCAGCCATTAAGGGTCTTTACTTTCATATCTGTTGTGACTGCATTAGAAGGGTCTGGggatcaatatcaattggacattgctgatatcaaTCTATAAACAGGAAAAGTAACCAGGACAAATTTATTCTCTCTGCATTGTTTTCAATAGAGTAtattgcagtgtcacaatggtctcctgtattccatgaggccctgcaatgtcacattGAACCTTTGGTTCCTTGAGTCTCACACTGTTCCATGAATCTTttgttccatggggccctgtaGTGTCGCAATTTTCTTCGTTGTTCCACGGTGCCACACAGTGCCACAATTGCTTTTTGGCCCAACAGTgcctcatagtgtcacaatggaatccttggttccatggggatgCAAAGTGCCACGATGGCCCTTTGGCTTCATAAGACCTCAAAGTGTAAAAATGCCCTCCATGGTTTCACAAGGCCGTGCTACGTCCCAATGGACCCTCGATTCCAtgatgccccagagtgtcacaacaGCCTCCTTGGTTCTGCACTTTAAGAAGCCCCCTTTGGTCCCTTGGAGCCCCATAGTGTCACTATTgtgcccttggttccatgaggccctgcagtgccacaatggtcccttggttccatgatgcTCTGTAGCACagcaatggtctccttggttccacagtgtcagaaTGGCTTCTTTGTCCCATGGAGCCCCAGAGTGTCACTGTggtccccttgattccatgaggacTTGCTGTGctacaatggccccttggtaaCAATGGGTTC
This genomic interval carries:
- the LOC141727915 gene encoding olfactory receptor 14I1-like; amino-acid sequence: MSNSSSIRHFLLLALADTRQLQLLHFCLLLGISLAALLANSLIISAVACGHHLHTPMFFFLLNLALTDLGMICTTVPKAMHNSLWDTRNISYSGCAAQLFFFMFFISAELSVLTVMCYDRYVSICKPLHYRILLGSRACAHMAAAAWASAFLNALLHTANTFSLPLCHGNALGQFFCEIPQILKFSCSKSYFREFGLLVVSTCLAFGCFVFIFFSYVQIFSAVLRIPSEQGRHKAFSTCLPHLAVVSLFLSTIIFAHLKPPSMASPSLDLALSVLYSVVPPALNPLIYSLRNPELKAAVWSLMTGGFQKY